A stretch of Cucumis sativus cultivar 9930 chromosome 2, Cucumber_9930_V3, whole genome shotgun sequence DNA encodes these proteins:
- the LOC101218181 gene encoding uncharacterized membrane protein At1g75140, producing the protein MAIERKGRFFFIFFLFIFAFPHVSRVFVCSSSSLEQNQSEIEVPFEIKQYDLLKNLEELVRNLSDVVSKLELRLSDIPTAVNREKLNTDAFRRVVPEVGKEKRKGKEEGLNDGGDGGLDHKIQDGGRTRAVSVTKYSSFWSERFHFLSAVKLEADATCINVLPLRDFEGHSKYVAVGDERGRIYVFVRNGDVAIELPTVPGSPVTAMLSYMSIYKNETLLVTGHKNGAILMHRIWEGSNGEDLNLIFMEHVVEFVATNSREDESQISLLELHHVGRTRYILSSDFGGKIKVFREDGTVYGSVMPTSRPIAFLKQRLLFLTESGAGSLDLRSMKLRESECEGLNHSLARNYVFDAMERSKAYGVTSDGDLIHVLLLGDIMNFKCRVRSKRKFELDEPLAFQTIKGYLLVTSNEKVHVFNVSSQHYVRVGAPRLLFSAGLDEIKSSFLNYQNSDLVSEANFIPLISSDHEKLVVLGLGGGYVGMYRSNLPIFKGEFNTMVWTSPVLFFILFLFGAWHFFAKKKEALTSWGPDDPFTATSPTTGAPMGTGSSERASFIDTPSRSTDVMDLRSAGGLRGPPRRYGSPTGYPAGATSSFRPATTNDHSSRPAAVDPNYRAASELKFRGSPLEPPGFPKRREPLFANNQVVNQVVDDSS; encoded by the coding sequence ATGGCGATTGAGCGAAAAGGCAggttctttttcattttttttcttttcatttttgcttTTCCCCATGTTTCTAGGGTTTTTGTATGTAGTTCCAGCTCCCTTGAGCAGAATCAATCTGAAATTGAAGTcccttttgaaattaaacagTATGATTTACTGAAAAATCTCGAGGAGTTAGTGAGAAACCTTAGCGATGTAGTTTCTAAGTTGGAGCTGAGGTTATCTGATATTCCCACGGCGGTGAATAGAGAGAAACTGAATACCGATGCTTTCAGACGGGTAGTGCCTGAGGTggggaaagagaaaaggaaagggaaagaagagGGTCTGAATGATGGTGGAGATGGTGGTTTAGACCATAAAATTCAAGATGGGGGTAGGACGAGAGCTGTGTCAGTGACCAAATATAGTTCATTTTGGTCTGAAAGGTTTCACTTTTTGTCTGCTGTGAAACTGGAGGCTGATGCTACTTGTATCAATGTCTTGCCTCTCAGGGATTTTGAGGGGCATAGTAAGTATGTTGCGGTTGGAGATGAGAGAGGGAGAATTTATGTGTTTGTGAGAAATGGAGATGTTGCAATTGAGCTTCCTACTGTGCCTGGATCGCCCGTTACTGCAATGCTCTCGTATATGTCAATTTATAAGAACGAGACCCTTTTGGTTACTGGGCACAAGAATGGGGCGATCTTGATGCATCGGATTTGGGAGGGATCCAATGGGGaggatttgaatttgattttcatgGAACATGTTGTGGAATTTGTGGCCACCAACAGTCGGGAGGACGAGTCACAGATTTCTCTATTGGAATTGCATCATGTTGGGAGGACTAGGTACATTCTGTCTTCAGATTTCGGGGGAAAAATCAAGGTTTTCAGAGAAGATGGTACCGTTTATGGTTCTGTCATGCCAACGAGTAGGCCAATAGCATTCTTGAAGCAGAGGCTTTTGTTCTTGACAGAAAGTGGTGCTGGCTCATTGGATTTGAGAAGCATGAAACTTAGGGAGTCCGAATGTGAGGGATTGAATCATTCTCTTGCCCGGAACTACGTGTTTGATGCCATGGAGCGATCTAAAGCCTATGGTGTCACATCAGATGGTGATTTAATCCATGTTTTGTTGTTGGGAGATATAATGAACTTTAAATGCAGGGTCAGATCTAAACGAAAGTTTGAGCTTGATGAACCGCTTGCTTTTCAGACAATCAAGGGTTATTTGCTTGTGACTAGCAATGAGAAGGTTCATGTTTTCAATGTGTCCTCTCAGCATTATGTTCGAGTGGGTGCACCAAGGCTTCTATTTTCGGCTGGTTTGGATGAAATCAAATCATCCTTTCTAAATTACCAGAATTCGGATTTAGTATCCGAAGCAAACTTTATACCCTTAATATCTAGTGATCATGAAAAACTTGTGGTTCTTGGACTCGGGGGTGGATATGTAGGAATGTATCGCTCTaatcttccaatttttaaagGGGAGTTCAATACAATGGTCTGGACAAGCCCTGTTCTGTTTTTCATACTCTTTCTCTTTGGAGCTTGGCATTTCTTTGCCAAGAAGAAGGAGGCACTCACTTCATGGGGACCGGATGACCCTTTTACTGCCACTTCACCAACTACTGGAGCTCCAATGGGAACTGGATCCAGCGAGCGAGCCTCTTTCATAGACACTCCTTCGAGAAGCACTGATGTGATGGATCTCAGAAGTGCTGGTGGCCTAAGAGGTCCACCACGGCGTTATGGTTCTCCCACAGGGTATCCAGCTGGCGCAACAAGTTCCTTTAGGCCAGCTACGACAAACGACCATAGCTCGAGACCGGCTGCAGTTGATCCAAATTATAGAGCAGCTTCAGAGCTAAAATTCAGGGGCTCACCTTTGGAACCTCCAGGATTTCCTAAACGACGAGAGCCTCTATTTGCAAACAATCAAGTGGTTAATCAAGTGGTGGACGATAGCAGCTAA
- the LOC101219369 gene encoding uncharacterized protein LOC101219369: MELRSFCHLHSINAIKGGVVNKVLNINRGKPAVVFKKLTDIYGSIDDKAQEPLPTRGSRVGLEVNTPHRSEFKVDSQVFYAERKLCNDEPKISDSDSKGDSDGQKSDLEVDSMTLKQMMEGCKKRKLSQSRSVDSSKEKMKTCVKRELDHSFMLTEEDDSDLNLALSIWKSKLSKRRKLKIKCEESRISTSSQCDQTIGSSDPTNSDEDLLPSGSNLPLAVDVKVETPEIDVTEIQNTNYAINECSLFCDENINFCLNGPVGPGGLNLDIGLTASEKETEYCVTNSACHEYFEGYEPGTFQMVGESSTKWMNEDKLYHSDFSASESMKGQHTPSFISNSSILEAIPLTKEQCSGTCISPDNSITNVAICQNSSKDISEAISLTEEQCCDTYISEGKPFTHEATCLNDGEGSTHLHALTNRNSLEAPEMSHGAEVCLTENSYKDELVVDDERSIPTESTCDSNLSPDHGKCISTNPISDRNSGSDQHLVSDDECPAKERQPQMSDCFDSERNTSPNSHLDGSVDKFNQFEEPKRHPTRLLSTRTTISPTSQERLSKAMKSMRLHDKEYKTYGVKPYLKQTKYRVGAAEECDQTKQVHSDIYQEKNIRKSKKRSFHSSSTTKVPQATVQNCSESAIAFTQRQMQDIECLALKLTTQLKSMKAIVEDRLHVEGNKSTSFKFNADEVRTAIADATKAETSAKKWISIMSRDCNRFCKIMNTAEHNSNVSPVATQKAKRKVTFADEAGGKLCEVRLFEDDVNVASFAKMSPENCETAQ, from the exons ATGGAGTTGCGAAGTTTCTGCCATTTGCATTCTATCAATGCCATTAAAGGCGGCGTAGTAAATAAAGTTTTGAACATCAACCGTGGAAAGCCTGCAGTCGTATTTAAGAAGCTTACTGACATATATGGATCTATAGATGACAAAGCCCAAGAACCACTCCCAACACGAGGGTCAAGAGTAGGTCTGGAAGTAAACACTCCTCATAGATCTGAGTTTAAGGTGGATTCCCAAGTCTTTTACGCGGAAAGAAAACTATGCAATGATGAGCCCAAGATTTCTGATTCTGACAGTAAAGGTGATAGTGACGGGCAAAAGAGTGATTTAGAAGTTGATAGCATGACTTTAAAACAGATGATGGAAGGTTGCAAGAAAAGAAAGCTGAGCCAGTCAAGATCGGTTGACTCAAGTAAGGAAAAGATGAAGACATGTGTCAAACGAGAACTTGATCATTCATTCATGTTAACCGAGGAGGATGATAGTGATCTTAATCTAGCGCTTAGCATCTGGAAAtccaaactttcaaaacgcagaaaattgaaaatcaaatgtgAAGAAAGCAGAATATCTACCAGTTCACAGTGCGACCAAACAATTGGAAGTTCCGACCCAACCAATAGTGATGAAGATCTGCTTCCTTCTGGTTCAAATCTACCCCTAGCAGTAGACGTTAAAGTTGAAACTCCTGAAATCGATGTGACAGAAATCCAGAACACAAACTACGCAATTAATGAGTGTTCTCTATTTTGTgatgaaaatataaacttttgtcTCAATGGTCCTGTTGGACCTGGtggtttaaatttagatatagGGTTGACAGCATCTGAGAAAGAAACTGAATATTGTGTTACAAACAGTGCATGTCATGAATATTTTGAAGGCTATGAACCCGGAACTTTTCAAATGGTAGGGGAATCCAGCACCAAGTGGATGAATGAAGATAAACTGTATCATTCAGATTTTTCTGCATCAGAGAGCATGAAGGGACAACATACCCCAAGTTTTATATCCAATTCTAGTATATTAGAAGCTATTCCCCTGACTAAGGAACAATGCTCTGGCACTTGCATTTCCCCAGATAATTCTATTACAAACGTGGCCATCTGTCAGAATAGCAGCAAAGATATATCAGAAGCAATTTCTCTGACCGAGGAACAGTGCTGTGACACTTATATTTCAGAAGGCAAACCTTTTACACACGAGGCCACATGCCTGAATGATGGTGAAGGCTCCACTCATTTGCATGCATTGACCAATCGGAATAGCTTGGAAGCTCCAGAGATGAGTCATGGAGCTGAAGTATGTTTAACTGAGAATAGTTATAAAGATGAGTTGGTAGTTGATGATGAAAGAAGTATTCCAACAGAATCTACCTGTGATAGTAACTTAAGCCCTGACCATGGAAAATGTATTTCAACAAATCCTATCAGTGATCGTAACTCAGGTTCTGATCAGCACTTGGTATCTGATGACGAATGTCCAGCTAAGGAGAGACAACCACAAATGTCTGATTGTTTCGATTCAGAAAGAAATACTTCACCAAACTCTCATCTCGATGGTTCTGTGgacaaatttaatcaatttgaagAACCTAAACGCCATCCAACAAGGCTGTTATCAACAAGAACA ACCATTTCCCCAACATCTCAGGAAAGATTGTCCAAGGCTATGAAGTCTATGCGATTACATGACAAAGAATACAAAA CATATGGTGTCAAACCATACTTGAAGCAAACCAAGTACAGGGTTGGCGCAGCTGAAGAGTGTGACCAGACAAAACAAGTGCATTCTGATATATatcaagagaaaaatataaggAAATCAAAGAAGAGAAGTTTCCATTCATCGAGCACCACCAAAGTTCCTCAAGCTACGGTCCAAAATTGTTCAGAGAGTGCAATTGCATTCACACAAAGGCAAATGCAGGACATAGAATGTCTTGCTCTAAAACTTACCACTCAGTTAAAGTCAATGAAAGCAATTGTAGAAGACAGACTTCATGTTGAAGGCAACAAATCTACAAGTTTCAAGTTTAACGCTGATGAG GTGAGAACAGCCATTGCTGATGCCACAAAAGCGGAAACAAGTGCTAAAAAATGGATTTCAATCATGTCAAGGGATTGCAACCGCTTTTGTAAAATAATG AATACGGCAGAGCACAATTCAAATGTTTCGCCAGTTGCAACCCAGAAGGCGAAGAGGAAGGTTACTTTTGCTGATGAAGCTGGTGGAAAGCTTTGTGAAGTTAGGCTATTCGAGGACGATGTCAATGTTGCGTCTTTTGCCAAAATGAGTCCAGAAAATTGTGAAACAGCCCAGTAA
- the LOC101218892 gene encoding uncharacterized protein LOC101218892 — translation MKSELSPTMAALKKDTSSDSAFSFFLSKKARYKFWALAVILLLAFWSMFTGSVSLKWSAGTFARFYDGPLKPIFDDLDILEVEERERDVRHMWNLYTHGGGGRLPRFWSDAFEAAYEDLIGDVPGARDAALLEIARMSLQSVHVDFDPIPMKSKGESKLKSSSKQKQMV, via the exons ATGAAATCCGAGCTTTCACCCACTATGGCCGCCCTCAAGAAGGACACCTCATCAGACTCtgccttctccttcttcctctcaaAAAAAGCTCGCTACAAGTTCTGGGCCTTAGCCGTCATTCTCCTCCTCGCCTTCTGGTCCATGTTCACCGGCTCTGTTTCTCTTAAATGGTCCGCCGGAACCTTTGCCAGATTCTATGACGGTCCTCTCAAGCCGATCTTCGACGATCTCGACATTCTG GAAGTTGAAGAGCGGGAGAGGGATGTTCGGCACATGTGGAATTTGTACACACACGGCGGCGGTGGGCGGTTGCCGCGATTCTGGTCCGATGCATTTGAAGCAGCGTATGAGGATTTGATCGGCGATGTTCCCGGCGCTCGAGATGCTGCACTTTTGGAGATCGCTAGAATGTCTTTGCAATCTGTTCATGTTGATTTTGACCCAATTCCGATGAAATCAAAG GGTGAGAGCAAATTGAAGAGCAGCTCAAAGCAAAAGCAAATGGTTTAG
- the LOC101217000 gene encoding uncharacterized membrane protein At1g75140, with the protein MANPRKGKFFFIYCLFVFVFPHCSRVFVYSSSSFEQNQSETEVPFEIRQYDLLKNLEELVRNLSDVVSKLELMLSDIPAVVNREKLNTDGGDDGLDNSIQAEGRMRAVSVTKYSLFWSERFHFLSAVKLESDATCINVLPLRDFEGHSKYVAVGDERGRIYVFVINGDVAIELPTVPGSPVTAMLSYMSIYKNETILVTGHKNGGILMHRIWEGSNGEDLNLIFMEHVVEFVATDSREDESQISLLELHYVGRTRYILSSDFRGKIKVFKEDGTVYGSVMPTSRPIAFLKQRLLFLTESGAGSLDLRSMKLRESECEGLNHSLALSYVFDATERSKAYGFTSDGDLIHVLLLGDIMNFKCRVRSKRKLELNKPLMFQTIKGYLLVSSNEKVHVFNVSSQHYVRVGAPRLLFSAALDEIKSSFLNYQNLDLESNFMPLISSDREKLVVLGLGEGYVGMYHSNLPIFRGEFNSTVWTSPVLFFTLFLFGAWHFFSKKKEAFTSWGPDEPFSATSPTSVAPMGTVSNNRSSFTDTPSRSTDMMDIRGGGGLRGPPRRYGSPTRYPVGATTSFRPATTNNHSSSRSAIDPNYRAASELKFRGSPLEPPGFPKRREPLFANNQVVSQVVDEC; encoded by the coding sequence ATGGCGAATCCGCGGAAAGGAAAGTTCTTTTTCATCTATTGTCtattcgtttttgtttttccccaTTGTTCTAGGGTTTTTGTATATAGTTCCAGCTCCTTTGAGCAAAACCAATCTGAAACTGAAGTACCTTTTGAAATTAGACAGTATGATTTACTGAAAAATCTTGAAGAGTTAGTTAGAAACCTTAGCGATGTAGTTTCTAAATTGGAGTTGATGTTATCTGATATACCCGCGGTGGTGAATAGGGAGAAATTGAATACTGATGGTGGAGATGACGGTTTGGATAATAGCATTCAAGCTGAGGGTAGGATGAGAGCTGTTTCAGTAACcaaatatagtttattttggTCTGAGAGGTTTCACTTTTTGTCTGCAGTGAAACTGGAGTCTGATGCTACTTGTATCAATGTCTTGCCTCTTAGGGATTTTGAGGGGCATAGTAAGTATGTTGCAGTTGGAGATGAGAGAGGGAGAATTTATGTGTTTGTGATAAATGGAGATGTTGCGATTGAGCTCCCTACGGTGCCTGGATCGCCCGTTACCGCAATGTTGTCCTATATGTCAATTTATAAGAACGAGACTATTTTGGTTACTGGGCACAAGAATGGGGGGATCTTGATGCATCGGATTTGGGAGGGATCCAATGGGGaggatttgaatttgattttcatgGAACATGTTGTAGAATTTGTGGCCACTGACAGTCGAGAGGACGAGTCACAGATTTCTCTATTGGAATTGCATTATGTTGGGAGGACTAGGTACATTCTGTCTTCGGATTTCAGGGGAAAGATCAAGGTTTTCAAAGAAGATGGTACGGTTTATGGTTCCGTCATGCCAACAAGTAGGCCGATAGCATTCTTGAAGCAGAGGCTTTTGTTCTTGACAGAAAGTGGTGCTGGCTCATTGGATTTGAGAAGCATGAAACTTAGGGAGTCAGAATGTGAGGGATTGAATCATTCCCTTGCTCTCAGCTACGTGTTTGATGCCACAGAGCGATCTAAAGCCTATGGTTTCACATCAGATGGTGATTTAATCCATGTTTTGTTGTTGGGAGATATAATGAACTTTAAATGCAGGGTCAGATCTAAACGGAAGCTTGAGCTTAATAAACCCCTTATGTTTCAAACAATTAAGGGTTATTTGCTTGTGAGCAGCAATGAGAAGGTTCATGTTTTCAATGTGTCGTCTCAGCATTATGTTCGAGTTGGTGCACCAAGGCTTCTATTTTCTGCTGCTCTAGATGAGATCAAATCATCTTTCCTTAATTACCAAAATTTGGATTTAGAGTCAAATTTTATGCCCTTAATATCTAGTGATCGTGAAAAGCTTGTGGTTCTTGGACTCGGAGAAGGATACGTAGGAATGTATCACTCTAATCTGCCAATTTTTAGAGGGGAGTTCAATTCAACTGTTTGGACAAGCCCTGTTCTGTTTTTCACACTCTTCCTCTTTGGAGCTTGGCATTTCTTTTCCAAGAAGAAGGAGGCCTTCACTTCATGGGGACCCGATGAACCTTTTAGTGCTACTTCACCTACTAGTGTAGCTCCAATGGGAACGGTATCCAACAACCGATCGTCTTTCACAGACACCCCTTCGAGAAGTACCGATATGATGGATATCAGAGGTGGTGGTGGTCTAAGAGGACCACCACGGCGTTATGGTTCTCCCACACGATATCCAGTTGGGGCAACAACTTCATTTAGACCAGCTACGACAAACAACCATAGCAGCTCCAGATCTGCAATTGATCCAAACTATAGGGCAGCTTCAGAGCTTAAATTTAGGGGTTCACCTTTAGAACCTCCAGGATTTCCAAAACGACGGGAGCCTCTATTTGCAAACAATCAAGTGGTCAGTCAGGTGGTGGATGaatgttaa
- the LOC105434755 gene encoding transcription repressor OFP8 — protein sequence MARSFKLKVRLFISFFRFCRPKYLNALTFPKTSSPENSPYRKQIPANPESCYSCYPNPPSPPPSTPVDFFADPSKEKSTSICSSCKLKSYARKNGLLQGKESRAETEHEISSEENQRSTPFSWITRKASKIKKKLKKTGLRSKPLKANGYGEKESEETDALVNSSISFSDDVSPVKRSKRALYLRKLEGKMGKSFVQVKRSKEPQEDFKRSMAQMILEKEIFEIKGLEELLQCYLTLNSPEYHRIIVGAFSEVWEFLFYDSHLNKAVQRD from the coding sequence ATGGCCAGAAGCTTCAAGCTTAAAGTCCGTCTCTTCATCTCCTTTTTCCGATTCTGCCGCCCCAAATACCTAAATGCTTTAACATTCCCCAAAACCTCTTCGCCGGAAAACTCCCCTTACAGGAAGCAAATTCCGGCAAACCCCGAATCCTGCTATAGCTGTTACCCTAATCCACCTTCACCACCGCCATCAACGCCGGTGGATTTCTTTGCCGACCCTTCCAAAGAAAAGTCCACATCAATCTGCAGTAGTTGCAAATTGAAATCATACGCTCGAAAAAACGGACTACTGCAAGGGAAAGAAAGCAGAGCCGAAACAGAGCATGAAATTAGCAGCGAAGAGAATCAGCGTTCTACTCCATTTTCTTGGATAACTAGAAAGGCAtcaaaaattaagaagaagtTAAAGAAAACGGGGCTTAGAAGCAAGCCATTGAAGGCGAATGGCTACGGGGAAAAGGAAAGCGAAGAAACAGATGCGTTGGTGAACTCTTCGATAAGTTTCTCCGACGATGTATCACCAGTGAAGAGAAGTAAAAGAGCGTTGTACCTGAGGAAATTGGAAGGGAAAATGGGGAAGAGCTTTGTGCAGGTGAAGAGATCGAAGGAACCACAAGAAGATTTCAAGAGGTCGATGGCACAGATGATATTGGAGAAGGagatttttgaaataaaggGGTTGGAAGAGCTTTTGCAATGTTATTTGACATTGAACTCGCCGGAGTATCATCGAATAATCGTCGGAGCTTTTTCTGAAGTTTGGGAGTTTCTGTTCTATGATTCCCACTTGAACAAGGCTGTTCAACGTGACTGA